Proteins encoded by one window of Leguminivora glycinivorella isolate SPB_JAAS2020 unplaced genomic scaffold, LegGlyc_1.1 Scaffold10, whole genome shotgun sequence:
- the LOC125242155 gene encoding ras-related protein Rab-35-like, whose amino-acid sequence MAREFDHLFKLLIIGDSGVGKSCLLLRFADNTFSGSYITTIGVDFKIRTLEINGERVKLQIWDTAGQERFRTITSTYYRGTHGVIVVYDVTNGESFANVKRWLHEIEQNCDVVNKVLVGNKNDCPSRKVVVTEDAQRFASQMNIPLFETSAKENINVEEMFLTITKMVLRSKLEMKERQNVTSNDTVNLKNSRSKNKKKCC is encoded by the exons ATGGCGCGCGAGTTTGATCATCTTTTTAAACTGCTGATTATCGGTGACAGTG GTGTGGGTAAGAGCTGTTTGCTCCTGCGGTTCGCCGACAACACGTTTTCGGGTAGCTACATTACGACGATAGGCGTCGATTTCAAAATAAGAACCCTAGAAATTAACGGAGAGCGAGTGAAGCTGCAGATATGGGACACTGCAGGACAGGAGAGGTTCAGGACGATAACCAGCACATATTATCGGGGCACTCACGGCGTCATCGTTGTGTACGATGTCACCAACGGAGAATCCTTCGCGAACGTCAAACGGTGGCTACATGAGATCGAACAGAATTGTGATGTAGTGAACAAAGTTTTAG TTGGAAACAAGAATGATTGTCCGTCTCGGAAAGTGGTGGTCACGGAGGACGCGCAGAGGTTCGCCAGCCAGATGAACATACCCCTGTTCGAGACTAGTGCAAAAGAGAATATCAACGTGGAGGAGATGTTTCTCACTATCACAAAAATG GTACTAAGATCAAAGTTGGAAATGAAAGAGAGACAAAACGTCACATCAAACGACACAGTCAACTTGAAGAATAGCCGCAGCAAAAACAAGAAGAAGTGTTGCTAG
- the LOC125242153 gene encoding uncharacterized protein LOC125242153 produces MVWRVSIYILFLFYRISNGQIQLVSAVNETNAKKLLSEDVGGSIKTLKAKKPDDSSVLLPSQWALGPEGTPRWPNGEIKVYIDSDSYGQGILARVLMILSKIQSYDSHLCPEITKLEEKPTGPVDGSWLHVTNPDRVRPCVHDAGVDDNGEIKVVLGYDCLKPREILHTLLHGLGFRDEIQHPQRDLFVRVMWENIQPAFRSMFRIQSVETNDAGLMEYDPMSVMHFHDRAFSLNGHPSIMPMLPGLRVEPSDELSHLDGLKIKRMFSHECKKRLVNTIIHQTCAQFDELRGEEVPNNGNGCPPVNGGGNSGNGGGAGGLIIPGNDVKVDKESGEYEGELHDDSDETGANDGVKGYIMPAKSDSEYDPWGGKSGVQQIPYKDGNKPVDKIMIPGNDVKVDNDADAQVADSGVADDNNKDVPVDDGDENEGVDETLGDTKPTKPGKKLKKLLGKKLHNNYNNIPQDEAIVVGYES; encoded by the exons ATGGTGTGGAGAGtttctatttacatattatttttattttaccgcATTAGCAATGGTCAAATTCAACTTG TATCCGCCGTAAATGAAACAAATGCAAAGAAGTTGTTAAGTGAAGACGTAGGAGGGTCTATAAAAACCTTAAAAGCCAAAAAACCTGATGATAGCAGCGTGCTGCTGCCTTCACAATGGGCACTGGGGCCCGAGGGGACTCCTCGTTGGCCCAACGGAGAGATCAAGGTCTATATCGACAGCGATTCTTATG GTCAAGGGATTTTGGCCCGCGTGCTTATGATACTTAGCAAAATCCAAAGCTACGACAGCCACCTCTGCCCCGAAATTACGAAGTTAGAGGAGAAGCCGACAGGACCGGTTGATGGCAGCTGGTTGCACGTCACCAATCCGGACAGAGTGAGGCCGTGCGTCCACGACGCGGGAGTCGATGACAATGGGGAGATT AAAGTAGTGTTAGGATACGACTGTCTGAAGCCGCGGGAGATTCTGCACACGCTCCTGCACGGGCTCGGGTTCCGAGATGAGATCCAGCATCCGCAGCGGGACCTCTTCGTCAGGGTCATGTGGGAGAACATACAGCCAG CCTTTCGATCGATGTTCCGAATCCAGTCAGTGGAGACGAATGACGCCGGTTTGATGGAGTACGATCCCATGAGTGTGATGCATTTCCACGATCGAGCCTTCAGCCTCAACGGCCACCCTTCCATCATGCCTATG cTTCCAGGATTGAGAGTAGAACCGTCGGACGAACTGTCTCATCTAGACGGATTGAAGATCAAAAGAATGTTCAGTCACGAATGCAAGAAACGTCTAGTCAACACCATAATACACCAAACATGCGCCCAATTCGATGAACTAAGAGGAGAGGAAGTACCAAATAATGGCAATGGCTGTCCTCCTGTAAATGGTGGGGGTAATTCTGGAAATGGAGGGGGTGCGGGAGGACTTATAATACCTGGCAACGATGTCAAAGTTGATAAAGAAAGTGGTGAATACGAAGGAGAACTTCATGATGACAGTGATGAGACGGGAGCGAATGATGGTGTTAAAGGCTATATTATGCCCGCCAAGTCTGATAGTGAGTATGATCCGTGGGGAGGAAAAAGTGGTGTCCAACAAATACCCTACAAGGATGGTAATAAACCTGTTGATAAGATTATGATACCGGGCAATGATGTAAAAGTAGACAATGACGCTGATGCACAAGTGGCCGATAGTGGAGTCGCCGACGATAACAATAAAGATGTACCAGTAGATGACGGGGACGAAAATGAAGGCGTCGACGAAACTCTTGGGGACACCAAACCAACTAAGCCtggaaaaaaacttaaaaagctTTTAGGTAAAAAACTacacaataattataataatattccaCAAGACGAGGCTATTGTCGTTGGGTACGAATCATAA
- the LOC125242169 gene encoding cytochrome b-c1 complex subunit 9-like has translation MSLLASLNRSLFKRTSTFLLVVAGGTFFFERTFDLVAVSIFESINKGKLWKDIEAKYK, from the exons ATGTCTCTCTTGGCTTCGCTAAACCGCTCCCTGTTCAAAAGAACATCGACGTTCCTCCTGGTCGTCGCTGGCGGTACCTTCTTCTTTGAGCGAACGTTCGATTTAGTAGCAGTTTCCATCTTCGAGAGTATAAACAAGGGA AAACTCTGGAAGGACATTGAGGCCAAATACAAGTAA